In Vespula pensylvanica isolate Volc-1 chromosome 2, ASM1446617v1, whole genome shotgun sequence, the genomic window CAAGATTCAAGTGTAAGACGAAATTAATCGAGCGTAATCGCACATGTCGTCCATTCTTCCGGTATACTTCCTTCGAGTTTGCGGACCTAGAAGGAGAATGTAATATCGTCGGTAAGGATCATAATGGGGAATCTTTGTTCTACATTTTAGTCTCATCGTCAAAGGATTTTgcaggtttttttttttttttcttttgtcaaagATTCTGTTGTCATCGACTTTGCcactatttaatttaattatcacgTAGGAGATTATGCCGATGGGATGTGAAAATTTGCACAAATTGTCACGAGTATGCATATGTGTACTCATTAACGATACAAATCTTATTTGTCTCTCTGGTAGATGCTTGGCAGCGGAGGATGGGAaggggaagggagagagagagagtctacGGTGAACGGCTTTTGTTTTGATAACACTACGAATTTCGGTGTACGTGAACGTGCACGCGAGCGCTCGTAACTGTGTGAGTAGTCCAACTCCGAACTCGATCTCATAGAGCAAACGACGTTATTCGTAGTCTCTCTTCGCCTTTTCGACTATATAATTATCGCTCGATACGATAGCAAGCGTATCCAATGTCTCTGcgttatctatttttctctcattcatcGTTCCGGTATTTTTTCAGGTTGTACATAAACGCGCGTTATTCCGGTGATCGTGCATTcaagtagatagataaatcTTTGACTATCGATAAAACGCGCGAGATTCGAACGCGTTGGCGGGAAATTCGTTTCCTCGATCGGTTGTACGAGTGACCGAACAGCTCCTCGTTACacagatacgtatgtatatgacattatacgtatatatgtgtatgtatgtatgtatgtatgtatgtatgtatatatatatatatatgtacgtacgtacgcatgCACGTATAAAGTGATTTTATCAATCGAACGTTGCACGAGTCAACCAGAGGTAAGCAACCTTTCGCTTCGTAGTGATGCAATCTTTCTCACTCGAACGATCGACGTTCGACGAACAATGGGTCGTAACGTAAGAACGATCGACTTTTGATcgggaataaaagaaagagagaaagaaaaagaaaaagaaaagcaaaaacgGAACGTCGTTTATCGTAAACGTAGTTCCTCGTGTACCCTGCCACTCGAGATACCAAGTAGCCTCGTTGCGCAACTTCCCAACGTTTAGTTTGTCACGGTTATCGACGCTCCTCTTACTTTACATCTCCGTTTAtatttccgtttttctttcgagaggTCGATAGAAAATGGCGTCGAGGGAACCATAGGAGTAAATACATGGATCCTAGATAcgtttacgtacgtatgtacgcatatatatatatatatatatatatctgtgtatatgtatgtatacgtatatacgtgtctCTACAaaaatttccatatttttGTAGCGtaggaaatgataaaaaagggaagaaaaagagagagaaaagggagtaTTTAAAAGACGCCATTTCCTTCGATCGCCGTACATCGACGGTGgacaaaaatttatcttcttatgtatacgtattttttttcctcccatTAGCTTTCCCGAGTGATTCTTCCTCGTTGACGTGGAACATCGAAACGACCCCGTTTTCCAAGAAGCCGATGTCGAGATAATGCCACGTGAAAAGGCATACTTCTACATACACAAACTCGCTAGCTTCGCCGCCGATGTAAGGATGCTTCTCTTTAGTTTCATAGACCtttccgttcttttctctctccctcctttcaAACACCcttcctccttccctctcGCTCTCCTGTCGTCCTCCCACtgcttcttttctctgtcctctctctgtctctccctctctctctctctctctctctctctgtctcacacACTCCAACGAAAAAAAGTCCCGGATGCCCGGATACTTCTCAGAAGGCGCTATCCCcacttcgtcttcttctacttcttcctttttttcgagattgttgcacgttttttctcttgtaaCGCCTTTTTTCCCTCTGCGCCTGCATTTTCGTGCCGAGCAGAAGCAGAGTCATTGAGAGTCGTGATCAGGATCTCGTCGAAGATATCACCGCTAGtgagttttttatttttttttcttttcttttgttttcgatTATTACGACTCGCTTACGTCCCtccctctgtttcttttttttttgtcctccaTTCTTTATCGCGAGAGGAAgccgataaaaatatttaatcgagcCGAGCGGACAAACTCGGCCGCAAGCCTTCTCACTCCCAATCTCGTTGCAACATTGTATCGTAATCGTAGTGGCGCGTACGACGCCTTCCCTTCCGCTCGTTCCGATgcttttcattaataaatcacTTCTTCGCCGAGGACGCTCAATgaatctacatacatacatacacgcatacatcgtacatacgtacgtacgtacatctttgttacgaaaagaaagaaaataaaaactgaGAAGCGATAACATTCCTCCGAAACTTTTATTACGTTTCCGTGCCGGGACGctaactttctcttttttttctctcttttcttcctatctctatAACACAAAATATTTACCATCCTCGTCCATCTTTATTACTTCTCTCGACCCTTGAGAGAAAAGTTatattctatctcttctcgttcttATCGCACGTTGTCGCATaccaaatgaaaaattactttttcctAAAACTCCTCGTATATCTTCCTCGTCGTTTGGCTCCATTGAAATTTCGTCGCGTTAACcttacgatctttctttcaatatttcaatgtattaCCTACTCAAATTTTATTGTAAGCCGGGTCTCGATGTACCTGGACATATTTTAAGCCGGATAATTGCAGTAAAAGTTATTTCGAGTCCCAAATGTCGGTCTAACGACTCCGTCCGGgtcctttcttttatatctattcGGACTTTGGGTTTTTCCAAAGTTAAAGAACTTCTATTGTTCGATTTTGGAAAAACCAACCCCCCACCCTTGAAAATATGTTACCTGCAGGAATATAAGGACGGTCTTCTGACAATGGGTTTAGTACTATTTGAACTTTCGagtaaaacgaacgaacgtgcgATTACTAGTCTTCCCGGTTTTTCAAAAACATTGAAGTTTCTTGAAGGACGATTTTCAATTACAAAGATTGCTCGTAGATGCATCTTGAAAATAAGTTGTTGTTTCGCGTAAGCGTCATAacttcgatagaaaaaagaaaaaaagaagagctgTACTTCGGGTGAAAAAGTTGGCTCTTCCGAAATTAAGTAACGCCTTGAATTTGATATGTCTTCAACGCACGACGATCAGAATAATTTGTGGCGGATGTTATCAGAGGagtactactaccaccactatcGTCACTACTACATTCAAGGTTCGtacgatagatatataagGGCTTCATTACGTTTACAAGATGTTTCGGAAAGGCGGTGAAGGGCGACGAGGGTCTCCCATTATACGAACGCAGGTGTCGGTGCAGATGTCACGAAGCAGACGGTGTATGccaacgtacatatacatacgcgtactttttctctctccttctatatatacatatacgtatatgcgaACGTCATTTCCACCGCTTAgaccgaaagagaaagagaggaagaattttcattgaaagacTTCTAGAAAACTATATTTACCTTCCCGTCGAAAAGAAGCTACTATATCACCAGCACGCAAGTGtgcttcttccttccttccttccttcttgctttcttgctttctttctttctttctttttttctttcattcgttcattcgttcattcgttcgttggttcgttcgttcgttcgttcgttcgttcgttcgttcggtctttctttctttctttttttttctccgacgTATTTCGTTTCTAATCGCCTTCGCTCCTTCCAGGTCTTAATCAGGAAAGACAGGACGGGAATTAATGTTTGCCTGTTtgctttgttttctttttcttttttctcttttttttttcccccctttataaattttcaaatataaacgGTAGTACGTACGAAAGGGTTGTCTTTAGCAATGATACTCGAGAAGGACatcaaatgaattaaatatattgttgATGTTTCAGAACATAGCCGAAATGTGGTGATGGCTGGAAGATCTCGACGTCCGAGCTCTGAGCTCGGACCGGATCTCTCATCTCCGCATTCGAAAAAACTCAAACTATCGGAACTACCTCAAGAGGTTGCGTCTTACGTCACGGTCGATGAGGAAGATAATGTGGAAAAGGAGTTAGAAAGTAGCGAAAGGATAACTTCAACGCcaaacgaagaagaacgtgTCTCTGAATCGCCAAAGGACCTCGAAGGAAAGATATGTGCTATCGAAACACAACGTGACCTTGAAGAAGGACTAAAGAAATTGTCACAAGAGTCGCAAAACGTTGAAAAGGAAATAGTAAAGTTTGCAGAAACGCCGAAAGacgtcgaagaagaaattaatcttTCTGAAGGTAGagaatagttttctttttttgtaagttctcgcatatattttatacgtcaGTTGTATTgtacgtagaaaaataattctagtGACAGTTAGTGCAACGGAATCTCCGGTAGATGAAGTAATCCCAGGACCGTCCTGGAAAAGTCACGGCGTTGTTCTAAAGTCTGAAGAAAAGCGTAGCCATCAAGGAACGTCCACTTTTGACATGAAAACCACCGAATTGGATTCCGcagtagatatacatacatccttAATGGGGGAACATGCGTCGTACGAGGAATTATCTTATATCGGCAACGGTGCCTATGGTACCGTTTATAAAGCGAAAGATTTAACCAGCGGTCAAGTAGTTGCGCTTAAAAAAGTTAGAGTACCATTGACGGAAGATGGGTTACCTACTAGTACTTTAAGGGAGATAGCCACGTTAAAACAGCTTGAGAGATTCGAACATCCACATATCGTAAGTACTTCAATAATTTGCCCGcttcttatttaaattactttattaataCTCATGCAAATATCTCTTAAAATCAGGTCAGATTATTAGACGTATGTCAGGGCAATTATCATCGGTTGCCTTCCAGCGACGAAAGATCTGATAGATTGAATCAAGGATTAACTCTTTGGTTAGTCTTCGAACACGTGGAACAAGATTTGGCATCTTATTTATCATCCTGCCCAGAGGCAGGCATGGCAGCGCATCTTGTAAAACAGATGTCCAAGGAGATCCTGTCCGGTGTTCAGTTTCTTCACAGTCACAGGATTATACACAGGGATTTGAAGCCGCAAAATTTATTAGTCACGAGGGAAGGAAGAATAAAGATTGCAGATTTTGGTTTAGCCAGAACATATGACTTCGAAATGAGATTGACTTCTGTGGTAATTTAAACAtgtctttctatatatcttcGTTGTAGTCGAACGACTAATTcactatttatttcatatcgtTTAGGTTGTAACTCAATGGTATCGAGCGCCAGAAGTTTTGTTAGGTTGCTCTTACGCAACTCCCGTAGATACGTGGTCAGTCGGTTGCATTCTAGCTGAGCTTAGTAGGTTGAAACCATTATTTCCAGGGACAAGCGAAGGAGATCAATTGGATAGGATTTTTCGGTAAgcttaattataattattactctaTTACAATACGACTTATAGAcgcaattatatatattttatactacaattatatattttttagaatcaTCGGTACACCATCGGAGGTAGAATGGCCGAAAAACGTGTCGCTTAGTTGGAGTGCTTTCCCTGATAGACAACCAAAGCCTTTAAGTGATGTTATACCTAATCTCGATGACGACGGATTGGATCTTATCCAATCTTTACTTATGTTCGATCCTCACGTCCGTTTGACTGCTACTCAGGCTTTAGAGCACAAATACTTCAATGAAAATGACACGTAAttgcttttttgttgtttatcAAATTGAAAAAGTATGTTTAGACTGATGGAATTATTTTTAGGGAAtgtaatttatacaataatatccaaaattatatatacgtatagaaaaattttggatattataattatcatttttttaggTTGTAACAATATCATTTTCAACCACATTATATTATGTAAgacgtttaaataattgtacaaGATATACCCAAGACTTGAGCTTagttatacattattttaatctatcttttatataccaatttaggtatataatagtaataacgtatagtatttaaaaaaaggtatttttaaataattcgtaattaaCGTTTAAGaattacgatattttctaaaaacaCAAAGACCATACtacttttgtattttctacGAAGTGACAAATTTTCCTAAACTTCTGCTACGcataaattaattagttatGAACTAATAGTATTTAGATTCGTTTAATTGAATCATATACTtaaacacacacgcacgcacgcacgcacacacacatattatagtAGGATAACTTTTATAAGACTGGGGCCGTTTGACCTATTAGAATCATTGAAAGATTTAGGATCTTTCATAGGAAACCAGAAAAGACACTGCCATatcttgtaatataaatagGTAGTTGGATATATTAACACTAAGATTGTATTTTATGTAAGATATTAGTTATTAACGTATACAAATCAgcggtatatatttatatgtatatgtgttacGGTACACCTAAGATATAAGATactataatgtattattacaaaagttaaaaagactgtataatagaataaaatcattttatagttttgtaaattattaaaatagctCTACCGACATTTATTTCCATCGTATAATCGTTTgatcgtttaatattaaaaaagaaaaaaagtcgaaaCTTCAAGTTCATTTCTGTAACGTATTGGGTATAAATCAAACTTCGCGCCACGTTTTAAGTCTaccattattttctattcccAAGGTTGGTGATAAACGCGAGGGACTTAATAAAAAACTTAAAACGATATCTCTAAATGACGTTAATTTCCTTGTTAATAAAGATCGGTTAAATttcgatttcttcgaaaatgtCGTTCTTAAATTTCTCATCGATTTCGTTCAGACGGATCGTATCTTCGAGTGGCAATATATCGAAGAGcttgtataaaagaaaaatggcgaCCGAGGTGGAAAAAGCACGAGTCGCTACTCCCGGCGGCGATACTATATTTGGGAAAATATTGCGTAAAGAACTACCATGCAACTTTATTTACGAAGACGATAAGGTGAGctattaataattagtaaagAGAATGCGTATATTTGTCATCTATGTATATCATTCTGCAAGCATCTTTACCAGGTTAGTTTATCGACGATTCAGCATGATTAATTGCTTTGTTTTTTGATCAGTGTGTCGCATTTAAAGATATCAACGCCCAAGCTCCCGTACACTTCTTGGTAATCCCAAGAAAACCGATTTCACAATTGTCAAAAGCGGACAACGAGGATGAAGCTTTGCTGGGCCATTTGATGTTGGTAGCTCAAAAAGTGGCGAAACAAGAAGGTCTGAATAATGGTTTTCGTTTGGTAATCAACGACGGAAAAGACGGTGCGCAATCGGTCCTTCATCTGCACCTGCATGTACTCGGTGGTAGGCAGATGCAGTGGCCTCCGGGTTAACGAGTTATACGATCTAATCTTATTTCGCACGATTCAAAATTCATGTACAAcgtgtttctctttcgaatgTTAATAAAGAGTTGAGGTTATGAAGTACGCATTAACGCCGTAAATGGTCTATATGTGTGATAAAAtaggctttttttttttttttgcttttctttgtaattttcgTTACATCagatttcattaaaaacgaTAGTACGTATACCAATGTTCTTCGTTCATAcaaacttttatttcatttcctctCGTAAACCGTGTACTCGAACCGAATTCCATTTTCCTCCTGAATTCCATCCGGTACATTGGGATCCCTAAAAACGATCGCAATCATTATTTCGCGATACGTTAAAGGAATTGGCGAAACTTACTTGACTGGTACGAGATCGGTCGAAAGTTCTGGGAAAAATGTGTCGCAATCGAAACGTTTCTTTATTCTCGTGAGATACAGACGATAAAAATTTGGTAATTCTAAGACTTCCTGAAATCAAGATATAGCAGGAGGGGTATCGGGGAAATAGATATTACTCGAACGATCATCGGAATACGAACGTACTTTATAAACGGAACTTCCTCCTATGACCCATATTTTTTCCACTTCTTCGCACAAGGGTGGTCGAGATATAACGTCGAGTGCGtctgaaatatttttgcaGGGAATCGTTCCGCTACCAAAGTTTCTACAAAAATCGGTTTAACGATATAAGTTCTTCGACGCGTTctttatttagaaaagattCTTAATCTTTCGTGTTTTAAATGATTACAGAGATTGTCTCGTCAAAACCACGTTGATACGATTCCGCAAGGGTTTATATTTTGGCGGTATAGAATCCCAGGTTTTTCTACCCATTAGTaccacattttttttcttttcattactCGTCTTTGACGTCATGCGTGTAAAAAATGCCATTTCAGTCCTACGTGTGAGATATCGCGATTAGACACCGTTATATCCGAGGAAGCGACGAATCGcatatattagaataaaacTTACTTCAAATTCCACGGCAAATTTCCATTCATACCGATACCCAAGTCTTCGCATACCGCTGCTATTACGTACAATTTTAAATGCATCtcgaatcgaaaagaaaatccgTGAAAACATTCAAATGCAACGCAGTCGCACAAGATGGCTTATGGATCATAGCTCTCGCACACGTGTTGTCCAAGGTCTGCTTGAAAAAAAgcaagtttctttttcctgtcgCCAGATGGTACTAAAGGACTGCTAACcagtttgaaaaaattaacaaaaattcgatttgagtcgtttaattttaatcacgTCACATTACACGTTTGAAACAACGttctatacatatttttataataacaatattttttctttaacgaaaagataaataatacagtatattataaaacaacgTTCAACGTTCATTATGCTTTACGCATAACGCAGTACGTATCTACACGTATCttaaattagttttttttttttttttttttttttcttatatttacaaaatattctatttcaattaaaatctatttacGTCTTCTGTTTCTTGGTACTCGGGCCGCTATCTTGTTCGTCAGTCTGGAAAATAGTTTTCGGTTGCGTCTTCTTATATGCCGGTGCTATCCAGTATGGATTTTCCTCTGCTTCTTTCGCGTACTTCAAAATTGCCTCTCTAGGATCCTGATCGTCCTCTATTCTTTTACTGAGTCCAAGATTACGAATAACGTAAGAACTTAAGGTTCCACCGGAGGACGCTACTCTTCCACCTTGGCCGGAAGTAATTGGTAAGTCTGGACGTCGCGATTTCACAGGATCGAGACGATCTTTCTCCATTTGTTTTCTGACGGATTTAGGTCTGTCTTGTCTAAACAAGGGTAACGCGTGCGGCGTTATAATTTGTTGAGTAGACATTACTTCCATATGTTTGTGTTTGAAGTGAGATTTGACGACGCATAACTTCGCCCCTCTCATACTTCTGTTGATATCGTAATATACTTTAACAATTCCATTTCCGCAACCAACGAATAGTTGATTCAATTTTGGATGCCACAAAGTTTTAATAACGTGGGAATTGGTTACCGGTATTTCGTTTACAAGCTCAAACGTTTTGGTATCGTAGAATAGAATTTTACCCATATCTTGACCTTTTTTTAGAGATTCTCCGGTAACTATCATAGAATCGTCTGGACTAAACATACAGTCCGTTGTTTCGTATctcgaaaataaatcttttacttCGAATATCGGAACTTTAAACGCCCTCAAGTCCCATAATTTCAACGTGTCGTCGCAACTTCTCGTTGCCAAAGTATGTCCGAGATAAGAAAAACTTAAGCTGGATATCTCGTTATTAGAGCCATGGGCGTTTCTCAACGTCAACGAGggatttacaaaattttttctatgatcCCACATTTGTATAGAACCGTCTATACATCCGCATGCTACTACGGTTCCTTCTCGGCTGTAGCTACAAGTAGTTGGAATCGTCTTGACGCCGTTTTGTGCTCTGCATTTGATAACGTTCTTATGACCACGCGGTCTATGTAACAGCCAAATTCTACAAGTGCTGTCTTGCGAGCAAGTCAAATATTCCTCTTTGGTAAACGGATGCCAACACCCAGAATTCAAGCCTGCGGTGTGACCCTTTGTACGTGCCATGTCCGTTATGTATTGATCGCCTTTTACAGTTTCGCATTTCTCAAACCCATCCCTGTCCAATACTTTGGCTTGTGCCGCTCCTGATATAACTAGTATCACATCTCCGGTCGTAGAGTattgtaaacattttattgGATGATTTTCACAAGGTTGCAGGGTTCTGAAACTTCGCATGGACGAATCCATACCAGCGAAATCCCAGAAACAGACGtcgtaatcgatcgatcccGATGCAAGACGTGCTCCGGATGGATCTGCAGCAATAGCGATCACCGCCTTCGTACCATGCGTCATCGTTACCTCGTGAGTGCAaggaattttctctttcaacgacATTTCCTCTGTTTCGGATTCatcgtcttcctcttcctcttcgtcctcttctacCTTCCTACcgtcaataatatttttggaaGAGAGTATTTGAGAATCGTTGGCCATCTTactcatcttttctttcgaaaataagaTCGCAAAGTCGAAAGCGtcgtattcgtttctttccttaatCGTGCCAAACGCGTAAGGATATCGACGCGTGAAAATATACAACGAAACTATGCTTAGACGCGTTTACGAAGAGTGGAAAATACGATATTCGTACGACTCGCACTAGAGTGCGCTAGTGTTGGACAAGTTTCTTCTTAGAGGGGGAAGCTTCGAGACGATTCGAGTCTCGTAACGTACCGACAGATGGCGCTGTTACGGCTAGTAAAATCCGTTGTCCGTATCTTTGTTTCCTCTATGTTGGTACGCATACAAATTTGTCAcggaatttcattttttttttttttaaactctttttttgtacaattatttccgttcacttttcttttacaagggaaacaaatatttcttgttacaaaaattttttcttaattcatgGTTCGAAGATAAATCAACGCGTAAGCGTTAGTGTACCGTGTTGAACGTAAGGTGGTGTTAGCGTCTTCCTCGAGCTCAAAGATGTTGAAGCGAACAAATCGTATGCTACTAATTAATACGATGTTACCAAGATGCGTTATAACAGCCATTACTTCAAATGATTTGTCGAATTTGTCTTCGTGTAAGAGAACGAATTTGTCGATATTACGTCTGAAACGTTACGAGGatgtattaaaagaaaaaaaaaaaaataataataataataataataataaacaaggAGGTAATATTCTAAGAAGACAATGAATGAACGATGGAATTTTATAGGGgcaaaaaacacaaaaaaaaagaaaatgtaaaaactgCAGGACGCTTTACCCGGAGCATAAGTGTGCGCGCGTTTGTGATACACGCTGGCATGTCTCGTCCGGGAGAGGGAAGGGAAAGGACACGCCGCGTGTGCACGGCCGACTGCCTGCGAGTGGCTGCTTTATTATTAGCAGTTCTTGCTGGATCCTTTGATCTTAGCCGACTTCGAAGCACTACGCCACTCACACCTGTCGACTGCCGTTTCTACTTCAATCAGGAAAGCAGAAAAATGTCTCTATCTTCTTACACTCGAGAGAGACTTACGAAAGAGAGGAGACAGTTTGTTTAAAGGCGCACATTTAAACGCGATAAACGAATCAATTTATCTCTATCCCCATCTTCGGTTATccttcgatcgaataataatcttatgTCGCCTTAAGCCAGTATACTGTtacgattttcttatttatcattttcgttaaaacgtttcttttatattcgatgTGTACGTTATATACCGATAAAAGCGTTTCATTAACGTTggtaaacattttattaatttcgtagTCGAGAGCCACTGGCGGGTCGGCTGAAAATCCTAAGAAGTTGAGTACCACAGGAGATCATTACGTTATGGCGTAGGGCCCGCAAGGGTGGGACTAGTGGGTCAGCCAAGCGAACCGAATCTCCCCTTCACGCCTTAAAAAGGTCAGTCGAAGGCACTACCCTCCGTTCCCTATAAATATACGCTTAACTTACATTTcattttccattatttctttcgcgTCCTTTGTTTCGTAATACTTTTGTCggaaaaaattgtaaagtgatttgtctttctctctctctctcaaggaTCCACGCAAACCGTGTTCCACTCATCTTTCTCGGAAGAGGCCTAattaaaaggagagaaatacTACGTTGGCATTAAccgaagggaaagaaagttaCGCGATCGTTACAGGAAATCGCGACGTGGAATGCGGTGGAACCACATGTCGCGCAGATGCCAAAGCGTATGGGCTTAATCGTTGCTTTCGTCAATTAGCACATTTGCGGTATAATTGACATGAAAGAGAAGACACGCGATCTTGTTCATTTTGTTGCGGCGAAATCGTTTTTGATCGTCTTTACGGGTCAGCGATACGTCTCGCcttaataaaataactatTTCGCCAAAGACGAGCAACTACCGACGATTTTAGCGATAAAAAGCGGAAGTATTCCTCGGAGAAATTCGCTAATTAACCGTACAATTTGATGAGAAACATCGACCGAATACTATGTAGGCACTCCTTACCAAAAAGGAATACTCGCGATAACGAAGTCGATCGCATAACTCttccatataaaaatttattattttcgagtcgtttcttttctttttgaaaaggGAACGAAACGAGATCGAAAGGAATTTCATTACTCGGTATCAACGTCAAGACAAAAAAtgacaagaaaatattattgttatttaatacgAAGAATTTTCTCCAAGGCgcaattctctttttccctttctctcgtttcagACCGCAGACTTTGATACTACGTAAAATCGCGAAGAATTAAAGGCCCCAAGTTGGATCACACCTCCGGGATACGTGAGCGCGGAACACCCGTTATTACGTTACAGAAACGAGTATCTTGGGGGCCTGTAAACTTGTACGTGTAAGAGGTGgaccgagaaaaaaaaagagaacggatATAGGAAAGAGATAGGATGATTCTTGGAAGGAGAACTCTTTCGAGCCCTTCAAATATAGCCACCTACTTATATagcatatacattatacatacgtcGCGGCAAGTGGTAAAAATCACTCCCTTTAATTTGATCCCTTCCAGACCTTGCTACCTTGCGCTCTTGAAACGCTTCTGGCCTTCGAAGGCGTAGTAACTTTGTAATAATCTATACCTACtgagagagataagagaacGTTATTAAATTCACGCGAACATTGAATATCGTATTACAAAAACTTTTCTCTAATAACGATATCACGAatgttatcaaaataaatgttcAACGGTGATAGCATCGAATAGGAAGATGGACGATCTTGAGTTTGGAAGCTACGGATAGTGTCAAAGTCGTGAGAGATGCGATCGAATAGCGGAGAGAAACGGGATTTCGCTCGAGCGGGAGATACGTAGAGTTGGCAGACAGAagggggggagaaagagagaggagagatacTGGCGGATACGTAAATGGTGCAAGGGAGCCTCTCATTACTCGGTAATAGCCCGTAATAACATGGATTTAATGCGCGGCTTCAAGTAGAGGCTATAAGCTATAAGCAATCGTTCGCCGCCTTCGGCACTTTTAATGAATAGC contains:
- the LOC122637892 gene encoding gastrulation defective protein 1 homolog → MSKMANDSQILSSKNIIDGRKVEEDEEEEEDDESETEEMSLKEKIPCTHEVTMTHGTKAVIAIAADPSGARLASGSIDYDVCFWDFAGMDSSMRSFRTLQPCENHPIKCLQYSTTGDVILVISGAAQAKVLDRDGFEKCETVKGDQYITDMARTKGHTAGLNSGCWHPFTKEEYLTCSQDSTCRIWLLHRPRGHKNVIKCRAQNGVKTIPTTCSYSREGTVVACGCIDGSIQMWDHRKNFVNPSLTLRNAHGSNNEISSLSFSYLGHTLATRSCDDTLKLWDLRAFKVPIFEVKDLFSRYETTDCMFSPDDSMIVTGESLKKGQDMGKILFYDTKTFELVNEIPVTNSHVIKTLWHPKLNQLFVGCGNGIVKVYYDINRSMRGAKLCVVKSHFKHKHMEVMSTQQIITPHALPLFRQDRPKSVRKQMEKDRLDPVKSRRPDLPITSGQGGRVASSGGTLSSYVIRNLGLSKRIEDDQDPREAILKYAKEAEENPYWIAPAYKKTQPKTIFQTDEQDSGPSTKKQKT